From a single Phalacrocorax aristotelis chromosome 1, bGulAri2.1, whole genome shotgun sequence genomic region:
- the TSKU gene encoding tsukushi, protein MLFLACFSLLLLLPCFGTTKTCFPGCHCEVESFGLFDSFSLTKVDCSGIGSHIVPVPIPLDTSYLDLSSNKLETINESMLTGPGYTTLVSLDLSYNKIAKISSTTFSRLRYLESLDLSHNSLEALPEDCFSSSPLGDIDLSNNKLLDIAMDIFASKGQGKPLNVDLSNNMLSTITRHREKSIPSIQNLNLSGNRLTSVPNLQGIPLRYLNLDGNPLVKIKKGDFMGLKDLIHLSLGSLRGFGELSPYSFKELAALQVLDLSSNPNLKSLTAEIIFGLNSLQELNLSGTGVSSLPKTVLKYLPSIKSITLGKNIQCLKTIKEGQYHRQIGLTKKEILSCHDSHGLLQVQPWQPPIFPALASCCSEMMCSRAREAEGSANSRISPRNQSLMKQIN, encoded by the exons ATGCTGTTCCTAGCCTGCTTctccttgctgcttctccttccttgtTTTGGTACCACCAAAACCTGCTTCCCTGGCTGCCACTGCGAAGTGGAAAGCTTTGGCCTCTTTGACAGCTTTAGCTTGACCAAGGTGGACTGCAGTGGAATAGGCTCACACATTGTTCCTGTCCCAATCCCTCTGGACACCTCCTACTTGGATCTATCATCAAACAAACTGGAAACAATCAATGAATCGATGCTTACTGGCCCTGGATACACCACCTTGGTGAGCCTCGACCTGAGCTACAACAAAATTGCCAAGATTTCCTCCACAACCTTCTCCAGACTTCGGTACCTGGAGTCCTTGGATCTGAGTCATAACTCTCTGGAAGCCCTTCCTGAGGACTGTTTCTCCAGTTCTCCTCTGGGTGACATAGATTTGAGCAATAACAAGCTTTTGGATATAGCTATGGACATTTTTGCTTCAAAAGGTCAAGGAAAACCCCTGAATGTGGATCTATCCAATAATATGCTCAGCACAATTACGAGGCATCGTGAAAAGAGCATCCCCAGCATCCAGAACTTAAATCTTTCTGGGAACAGGCTAACCTCTGTGCCAAACCTTCAGGGGATTCCTCTCCGATACTTAAATCTTGATGGGAACCCTCTAGTCAAGATCAAGAAAGGAGACTTCATGGGGCTGAAAGATTTGATTCATTTATCCCTTGGCAGCCTGCGTGGCTTTGGAGAGTTATCTCCTTATAGCTTCAAGGAACTAGCAGCTCTCCAGGTTCTGGATTTATCCAGCAATCCCAACCTGAAGTCACTGACTGCTGAAATTATCTTTGGTCTGAACTCCTTACAAGAGCTCAACCTCTCTGGGACAGGCGTGTCATCCTTGCCAAAGACTGTGCTGAAATACCTGCCTTCCATCAAAAGCATCACCTTGGGGAAGAACATACAGTGTCTTAAGACCATCAAAGAAGGACAGTATCACCGACAAATTGGGCTGACCAAAAAAGAGATCCTCAGTTGCCACGACAGCCACGG ATTACTTCAGGTCCAACCTTGGCAACCTCCCATCTTTCCAGCCTTAGCGAGCTGTTGCTCAGAGATGATGTgcagcagagcaagggaagCAGAGGGGTCTGCCAACAGCCGCATCTCACCCAGGAACCAGTCTCTGATGAAGCAAATTAACTGA